In Meiothermus ruber DSM 1279, the following proteins share a genomic window:
- the plsY gene encoding glycerol-3-phosphate 1-O-acyltransferase PlsY — protein sequence MDWTTWLVLLLAYLFGAIPAGAWVARYYGVDIQKVGSGNTGATNILRTLGAGPALVVAAFDVLKGGIAVWLARLVGIEGYLLGGVALAAVLGHNYSVFLRFTGGKGVATSFGTLLFLDPLLALLTFPVGVATMGLTRFVSAGSMIGALTAAVVAVALGRPMWEILTVVLLAGLVFWTHRENIKRLQAGNERRLGDKAKISDTVTR from the coding sequence GTGGACTGGACAACCTGGCTTGTTTTGTTGCTAGCTTACTTGTTTGGCGCGATCCCCGCGGGGGCTTGGGTGGCCCGCTACTATGGGGTGGACATCCAGAAGGTGGGTTCCGGGAATACCGGTGCTACCAACATCCTGCGCACCCTGGGGGCGGGCCCGGCGCTGGTGGTGGCGGCTTTTGACGTGCTCAAAGGTGGAATTGCGGTGTGGCTGGCCCGGCTGGTGGGCATCGAAGGCTATTTGCTGGGCGGGGTGGCGCTGGCGGCGGTGCTGGGCCACAACTACTCGGTTTTCCTGCGCTTCACCGGGGGTAAGGGGGTGGCGACCAGCTTTGGCACCCTGCTGTTCCTGGATCCCCTGCTGGCCCTCCTCACATTTCCGGTGGGCGTGGCGACCATGGGGCTTACCCGCTTCGTCTCGGCAGGCAGCATGATCGGCGCCCTTACCGCAGCGGTGGTTGCTGTAGCCCTGGGCCGGCCCATGTGGGAGATCCTGACGGTGGTGCTGCTGGCCGGGCTGGTCTTCTGGACGCACCGCGAGAACATCAAGCGTCTGCAAGCAGGCAACGAGCGCCGTCTGGGGGATAAGGCCAAGATTTCCGATACCGTTACGCGCTAA
- a CDS encoding sulfite oxidase-like oxidoreductase — protein sequence MFGNFFKPRVVDQHRVPPGQVLTEKFPVLTYGPTPTVRPEELQFEIKGQVEEPRTLSWADLMALPQSDLTADFHCVTRWSKLDVQWSGVRVLDLMQQVQLKPQARAVLVHCYGGYTTNLSLEDFLRAENILAHTLFGQPLPRDHGGPLRLVVPHLYAWKSAKWVRGLEFLDKEELGFWEVNGYHRRGDPWKEERFSD from the coding sequence ATGTTCGGTAACTTCTTCAAGCCCAGGGTAGTGGATCAGCACCGGGTGCCTCCCGGCCAGGTGCTCACCGAAAAATTCCCGGTGCTCACCTACGGTCCCACCCCCACCGTGCGCCCAGAAGAGCTGCAATTTGAAATCAAAGGCCAGGTTGAGGAGCCCAGAACCCTGAGCTGGGCCGATCTGATGGCCCTGCCCCAGTCCGACCTGACCGCCGACTTTCACTGCGTGACCCGCTGGAGCAAGCTGGACGTACAGTGGAGTGGCGTCCGGGTGCTCGACCTAATGCAGCAGGTTCAACTCAAGCCGCAGGCCAGGGCGGTGCTGGTGCACTGCTACGGGGGCTACACCACCAACCTCAGCCTCGAGGACTTTTTGCGCGCGGAGAATATCCTGGCCCACACCCTGTTTGGCCAGCCCCTCCCGCGGGACCACGGCGGCCCTTTGCGCCTGGTGGTGCCGCACCTGTACGCCTGGAAGAGCGCCAAGTGGGTGCGGGGTTTGGAGTTTCTGGATAAGGAGGAACTGGGCTTCTGGGAGGTGAACGGCTACCATCGCCGGGGCGACCCCTGGAAAGAGGAACGCTTTAGCGACTGA
- a CDS encoding DUF190 domain-containing protein yields the protein MKLQGEAKLVRIFLGESDKWQGRPLYEAIVLEAKKAGLAGATVFRGFMGFGAHSRIHTAKILQLSEDLPICIEIVDSEEKIQGFLPTLDQMVQEGLITMEKVEVIRYRSR from the coding sequence ATGAAACTGCAGGGCGAAGCCAAACTGGTGCGCATTTTTCTGGGCGAGTCGGACAAGTGGCAGGGGCGGCCCCTCTACGAAGCGATTGTGCTCGAGGCCAAAAAAGCCGGCCTGGCCGGTGCCACCGTGTTCCGGGGCTTCATGGGCTTTGGAGCCCACTCCCGCATCCACACCGCTAAAATCCTCCAGCTATCCGAAGACCTGCCCATCTGCATCGAAATTGTAGACAGCGAAGAGAAAATACAGGGCTTTTTGCCTACCCTCGACCAGATGGTGCAGGAAGGCCTAATCACCATGGAAAAGGTCGAGGTGATTCGCTACCGCTCCCGCTAG
- the crcB gene encoding fluoride efflux transporter CrcB — MERYLLVMLGGAIGAMLRYGLGAWVQGLLGPGFPWSTFLINITGSLLIGLVLRLSLEGALSPEWRLFLAVGVLGGYTTFSTFSWETLTLVQQGEWLKAFLYVAGSVVLGFVLVWLAYRWAGRWV, encoded by the coding sequence GTGGAACGCTATCTGCTGGTCATGCTGGGCGGGGCCATCGGGGCCATGCTGCGCTATGGGCTGGGGGCCTGGGTGCAGGGCCTCTTGGGGCCGGGGTTTCCCTGGAGCACTTTTTTGATTAACATCACCGGCAGCCTTCTGATTGGGCTGGTGCTGCGCCTGAGCCTCGAGGGGGCCCTGAGCCCGGAGTGGCGGCTTTTTCTGGCGGTGGGGGTGCTGGGCGGCTACACCACCTTCTCCACCTTTAGCTGGGAGACCCTGACCCTGGTGCAGCAGGGGGAGTGGCTCAAAGCCTTTTTATATGTGGCTGGCAGTGTGGTGCTGGGGTTTGTCTTGGTCTGGCTGGCCTACCGCTGGGCCGGGAGGTGGGTATGA
- a CDS encoding DUF4384 domain-containing protein yields MRFLGFSLVVLLLVGCAPQPGIGEKERREWGLQPIISGFAPDRGEGGKYKLRERVFFSFTLSQPGYVTLVTMDSDGTTVVLERNVQLPAGRHTFPLATDRNAQGQAAYLVVPPLGPSRFRLLYTDVPATNRELFRGKLSNDEFNRHTQAYLSAATVRDVAETWMEAVQ; encoded by the coding sequence ATGAGATTCCTGGGCTTTTCATTAGTTGTATTGCTGCTGGTGGGCTGTGCGCCCCAGCCTGGAATTGGCGAAAAAGAGCGCCGTGAATGGGGCCTGCAGCCCATCATCAGCGGGTTTGCCCCCGACCGGGGCGAGGGCGGCAAGTACAAACTGCGCGAGCGGGTGTTTTTTAGCTTTACCCTGAGCCAGCCGGGCTACGTGACCCTGGTGACCATGGACAGCGACGGAACGACGGTGGTGCTCGAGCGCAACGTGCAGTTGCCGGCAGGCCGCCATACCTTCCCCCTAGCCACCGACCGCAACGCCCAGGGCCAGGCCGCCTACCTGGTGGTGCCGCCCCTGGGGCCTTCGCGCTTCCGGCTGCTGTATACCGATGTGCCGGCCACCAACCGGGAGCTTTTCCGGGGCAAGCTCAGCAACGATGAATTCAACCGGCACACCCAGGCCTACCTGAGCGCTGCCACGGTGCGCGACGTGGCCGAAACCTGGATGGAGGCGGTGCAATGA